Within Desulfobacter sp., the genomic segment GATCTGGCCCCCGGAGAGACACTGAAAATCATGGCCTTTGCCGGCACGGGCAAGACCACCACCCTTGAGGCCTACACCCGGAAACGGCCGGACCTGCGCTTTTTGTATGTGGCCTTCAATAAAAGCGTCCAGACCGAAGCAGCCAGAAAATTTCCGCCCAATGTCACGGCCCGGACCACCCATGCCCTGGCCTTCAGGGCAAAAGGATTTAAATACAAAGACCGCCTTACCGCCGGTTTCAGGGCCAACCAGGTCATGGAGGCCCTGGCGTTAAAACAGTACGAAGACGCCCGGTTTGCAACGGATACCCTCAACAATTACCTGGTCTCCGCCGATCCCAAAGTCGCGGCCGGCCATATCCCGGCTGCCGCCCGGGCCTTTTACCGGAAAAACAGCCTTCCCATGCCCGACCTGGTCGCCCTGGCCAACCGCCTGGGCCGGATCATGTGCGAGGGAAGCCATCCGGATATCGGCATGCTCCACGACGGATACCTCAAGCTCTTTCAATTGTCCGCCCCATTGCTGGATTACGATTGCATCCTCCTGGACGAGGCCCAGGACATCAACCCGGTCACGGCGGCCCTTGTCTTCTCCCAGGCCGACCGCCCCCCCCAGCCCGGCGCACGGCAGCCCTCCCTTATCCTGGTGGGGGACAACCACCAGCAGATCTACAGTTTCAGGGGGGCCAAGGACAGCCTTAAACGCTTTGAGGCCGCCCGGACCCTCTACCTGACCCAGAGCTTCCGGTTTGACAATAATGTGGCAAAGGTCGCCAATATGGTGCTGGCCACCTTTAAAAAGGAGAGCAAGCCCCTCACCGGCACCCCGGTGCCCCGGAAAGCCCCCTGGAATCCGGCACACTACACCGTCATTGCCCGGACCAATGCCGTGCTGTTTGACAAGGCGGTCTCTTTAATGAAAAACCACAGCATCGGTTTTGTGGGCGGGGCGGGCGGCTACCGGTTTCCCGGGCTGAAGGACGTTTTTTATCTTTACAACAGGGAGAAAGGCCAGATACGGGATCCCTATATCAGAGGCTTCCAGAACTTCAAGGCCCTCCGCTCCTATGCCAGGACCGTGGAGGATTTTGATCTGCTGAGCCGGTGCAGGATGGTAGAAAAATACAGGTCCCGGATCCCGGGCCTGGTGGACCGGGTTCTGGAAAAGGCAGAAGCCTCTGACACCGGCAACCCGGTCATCCTGCTGACCACGGCCCACAAGGCCAAGGGCCTTGAATGGCAACAGGTTCTGCTCATGGATGATTTCGCCCCCCTGATGAAGGAGGGCCGGCCCGTTGCCCCGGGGGCCACGGCACCGGACGAGTTCAATCTCATCTACGTGGCCATGACCCGGGCCCAGGTCCACCTGCGCTTCACCCGGGGCAGCGATATCCCCGAATTCGTGAAATACTGTCTAAAAAAGAATAATTAAATCTTACTTTGGCGCCCAGAACGGAGCGACGGCGGCTTCCTTGATTTCAACGGTTTCCCATACCTTGCCCCTGACATAGGCCTCGTTGTCCAGCCATTCCTTTTCCAGGGCCTCTCTGGACTCAAATTCGCAGACAATCATGGAGCCGGCCATTTTTCCCTCGTCATTGAGAATGGCGGCAGCATAAAGCCAGTTGCCGGATTCGTGCATTTTTTTGGCCGTTTCAAGGTGTTCCTCCCTGGCGGCCATTCTTCTTTCCAGGGCATTTTCATCCGTGCCGTCCCGGCCGATTACGATAAACTGCATCTTCTTCTCCTGAAATTTAAAGTCCTTTCATTGCAGGAAGAATCACCTTCTCCCCCATGAAACTGATGGTGATATTCTGGGTGTCATTTCCCCAGACGCATTTTTTGGCACCCAGGGCGGCATCGCATGTATCGGGTTCGCCGATGATGTCCACCACCTCGTCATAGCCCATGCCCATCTTGATTTTGTCAAAATTTTCCCGGGTGATCTTTGAACAGCCAAAAAAAACCGCGGCACACACAAACACAGCGATCAGCCAATGCGCGAATTTCATGTCAGATTTCCTTTTCATTACCGTTTCAGGGCATGTTGCCCTGTTTGCAGATGGCTGGTTATATCCTAATTGCCGCCTTCAATCAACAGATTCTGCAAAGCGGTCTGCCGCCGGCTGATGTCCTGGTTGCGCACGGCCATGCCCAGGGCCCTGCGGGTACCCACAAACACCGCCAGCCGTTTGGCCCGGGTGATCCCCGTATAGATGAGATTCCGGAAAAGCATTTTAAAGTGCTGGGTGAGCACCGGAATGATCACCACCTGGAATTCGCTGCCCTGGGATTTATGGATGGTAATGGCATAGGCCAGGTCCAGTTCCATGATGTCGGTCTGTTTATAGTGCACCACCCGGTTGTCCGGGAAAAACCGCACCGCACAGGTGACATCCATGGTATTGATCTCCACGATGGTGCCGATATCCCCGTTGAACACCCCCAGATCGTAATTGTTCTTCCGGTGAATCACACGGTCTCCTGTCCTGAATATCCGCCGCCCCACACTAAGCTGTTGCTTGCCCTTGGCAAAAGGGTTGGCCGCCTCCTGAATTTCCCGGTTCAGGGCCAGGGTACCCAGGCTTCCCCGGGTCATTGGGGAAAGGATCTGGACCTCTGCGTTGGGGCCCATATATTTGGGAATCCATTCCATATACAGCTGCTTGACTGCATCCAGGGCTGTAAGGCCGTAATGAAGGGAAGACCAGGGATGAACTTTTTTCACAACCGCCATGAGCTCACCGATGCCGTCCCCTGCGGCGGCCAAGCGTTCCAGATCCACATGGGCGAATTTTTTGGGCACCTGGATTTCCGTGTCGTAGGGCGCAATCTCCTCGTTTACCCTGAATTCAAAGCAATCATCCTCCGAAACCTGCCCGGCGGCCGCGCCCCCGTTTTCGCCGTATATCCGCTTTACCCGCCTGATGAAATCAAGCTGTTCTTTTGTGGCCTGGTCCGAATCAATGAATAGGCAATCGGTGTTATCCGTCCACGCGGCCGGCGTTTGAAAAGGGGATTTGATCCAGGGCATCTGCCCGCTGTTAATCTGATGGGCATATTTGATGATCAAGGATTCTTTGGCCTGCCGGAAGACCTGGGTCAACCTGAAGCAGGGCACCCGGCCCGAGGCAATAATATCCTTGAGCACATTGCCCGCCCCCACCGATGGCAGCTGGTCATAATCGCCGATGAAGACCACCTGGGCCTCCGGGGGCACGGCCTTGAGCAGGGACGCGGTGAGATTGATATCCAGCATGGAGCATTCGTCCACCACCAGGAAATCGGTTTTCAGGGGGGTCTTTTCATTCTTCTTGAACTGCCCGCCTTTCCATCCCAGCAGGCGGTGGATGGTTTTGGCCTCACGGCCGATGACCTCGCTCATGCGCTGGGCGGCCCGCCCCGTGGGCGCCGCCAGCAGCACCCGGCGGCCCATGGCCTCCAGCAGTTTGACCATGACCCGGGTGGCCGTGGTCTTCCCGCATCCGGGTCCGCCGGTGAGTACGGAAAACTGCTCCATGGCAACGCCCTGGACGGCGTCTGCCTGCTCCGGGCTGAGCTGCATCTGCCGGGCCTTGCAATAGAGGCTGACCCAGCGCTCCACCCGGGCCCGGTCGATCTGCCGCTCCGGACCGGGATCGTTCACCCGCCGGGCGACATAGGCTTCGTCATAGTATAGGGATCTGGCAT encodes:
- a CDS encoding ATP-dependent helicase, whose product is MRLTQEQRAIADCDLAPGETLKIMAFAGTGKTTTLEAYTRKRPDLRFLYVAFNKSVQTEAARKFPPNVTARTTHALAFRAKGFKYKDRLTAGFRANQVMEALALKQYEDARFATDTLNNYLVSADPKVAAGHIPAAARAFYRKNSLPMPDLVALANRLGRIMCEGSHPDIGMLHDGYLKLFQLSAPLLDYDCILLDEAQDINPVTAALVFSQADRPPQPGARQPSLILVGDNHQQIYSFRGAKDSLKRFEAARTLYLTQSFRFDNNVAKVANMVLATFKKESKPLTGTPVPRKAPWNPAHYTVIARTNAVLFDKAVSLMKNHSIGFVGGAGGYRFPGLKDVFYLYNREKGQIRDPYIRGFQNFKALRSYARTVEDFDLLSRCRMVEKYRSRIPGLVDRVLEKAEASDTGNPVILLTTAHKAKGLEWQQVLLMDDFAPLMKEGRPVAPGATAPDEFNLIYVAMTRAQVHLRFTRGSDIPEFVKYCLKKNN
- a CDS encoding AAA family ATPase → MNHTSHMPDKGPHIHETLRGVVDRVTFHNPDNGWAVLKVLPFDAPNSRETVVVHQTKVFAGATMEFTGEWAVHPKFGRQFKAVHARENKPATASALEKYIGSGLIKGVGPKTAKKIVTHFKDNTLDVFEGQIDRLTEVPGIAQKKLAMISQAWEEHRAIRDVMMFLQSHGISTLFAVRIYKEYGDNAIAWTTENPYRLANDFYGIGFFTADKVALSIGLGKESLQRITAGIRHVLSAARDFGHCYLTAPQIREQVKDLLSLDLSDKLDTLLCEMEESRQLMRRDLRDPEVPEGQGALVPCYYARSLYYDEAYVARRVNDPGPERQIDRARVERWVSLYCKARQMQLSPEQADAVQGVAMEQFSVLTGGPGCGKTTATRVMVKLLEAMGRRVLLAAPTGRAAQRMSEVIGREAKTIHRLLGWKGGQFKKNEKTPLKTDFLVVDECSMLDINLTASLLKAVPPEAQVVFIGDYDQLPSVGAGNVLKDIIASGRVPCFRLTQVFRQAKESLIIKYAHQINSGQMPWIKSPFQTPAAWTDNTDCLFIDSDQATKEQLDFIRRVKRIYGENGGAAAGQVSEDDCFEFRVNEEIAPYDTEIQVPKKFAHVDLERLAAAGDGIGELMAVVKKVHPWSSLHYGLTALDAVKQLYMEWIPKYMGPNAEVQILSPMTRGSLGTLALNREIQEAANPFAKGKQQLSVGRRIFRTGDRVIHRKNNYDLGVFNGDIGTIVEINTMDVTCAVRFFPDNRVVHYKQTDIMELDLAYAITIHKSQGSEFQVVIIPVLTQHFKMLFRNLIYTGITRAKRLAVFVGTRRALGMAVRNQDISRRQTALQNLLIEGGN
- a CDS encoding DUF3862 domain-containing protein, giving the protein MKFAHWLIAVFVCAAVFFGCSKITRENFDKIKMGMGYDEVVDIIGEPDTCDAALGAKKCVWGNDTQNITISFMGEKVILPAMKGL